The genomic region GGCGATCTCGGCCTCCAGCCGGTCGATCTGGGACGGCAGATCGTCAAGGCGTTTGCGTTCCGTGAAGCTTAGGGCGCTTTGACGTGGGGCGGCGGGTTTGGACGTGTCGGCTTTGGGGGCGTCGGATTTGGTTGGGGGCTTTGCAGCCTCCTCCGGGGCGGCGCGCTGGCGGGCATAGTCGGACCAGCCGCCGGGGTAGACGGTCGCCCTGCCCTGCCCCTCCATCGCCACAGTGGCGGTGGCGATGCGGTCGATGAAATCGCGGTCGTGGCTGACGAGAAGGACGGTGCCGTCATAGTCGCCAAGGATGTCCTGCAGGAGGTCGAGGGTTTCGACGTCGAGGTCATTCGTCGGTTCGTCAAGGATCAGGAGGTTCGAGGGCTGGGCCATCAGCTTGGCCAGCAGCAGGCGGGCCTTTTCGCCGCCCGACAGGCTGCGGACAGGGGCGCGGGCGCGGGCTTCGTCGAAGAGGAAGTCCTTGAGGTAGGCCACGACATGGCGGGGGGTGCCGCGCACCATAACTTGGTCTGCGGCACCGGAAACGCGCATCAGGGGATCGCCGGTCAGGTTGTCCCACAGCGTGGCGTCGGGGTCGAGACGGGCGCGGGACTGGTCGAAAACCGCAATCTCAAGGTTCGTGCCGAGGGTGACCTTGCCCGCATCGGGGGCCAGTTCGGTGGTGAGGAGTTTCAAAAGCGTGGTCTTGCCGACCCCGTTCGGGCCGACAAAGGCCACCCGATCGCCGCGCAGGATGCGGAGCGAGAAGTCGCGGATCAGGTGCTTGTTACCGAAGGATTTGGTCAGATGCTGCGCCTCGATCACCTTTTTGCCGGAGGTCGGGCCGCTTTCCAGCGCCATCGCGGCGGTGCCCTGACGGCGGATCTGCGAGGAGCGTTCGGCGCGCAGGTCGGCCAGCGCGCGGACGCGGCCCTGGTTGCGTTTGCGGCGGGCGGAGATGCCTTCGACGGCCCATTTCGCCTCGGCCTTGATCTTGCGGTCAAGTTTGTGGCGGGCCTCGTCCTCTTCCGCCCAGATGGTTTCGCGCCAGTCTTCAAACCCGTCAAAGCCGGATTCGCGGCGTCGGACCTCGCCCCGGTCGATCCAGAGGGTGGCCTTGGTCAGCGCGCGCAGGAAGGCGCGGTCGTGCGAGATGAGGACAAAGGCGGTGCGGGTGGTGGAAAGCTCTTCCTCCAGCCACTCGATCGCCTGGATGTCGAGGTGGTTGGTGGGTTCGTCCAGCAGCATGAGGTCGGGCGCTTCGGCGAGGAGTTTGGCCAGCGCCGCCCGGCGCTTTTCGCCGCCTGAGGCAGTGGCGACGGGGGCTTCGGGGCGGAATTTGAGGCCTTCGGCGACCACGGCAAGGCGGTATTCCATGCCGTCGGGCAGGTTGGAGGCGGCGAAATCGCCGAGGGTTTCGAAGCCGGACAGGTCCGGGTCCTGCTCCATATAGCCCACGGTGGTGCCGGGGGCGACGGTTCGGGTGCCGCGGTCCGCCTCAACCAGCCCGGCCATCACCTTCATCAGCGTGGATTTGCCAGAACCGTTGCGGCCGACAAGGGCCACCCGGTCGCCGGGTTGGACCACAAGAGTCAGGTCATCGAAAACCGGGTTGCCGCCGAAAGTGAGCGAGATGCCGGAAAGCTGAAGGAGGGGTGCGCGTGCCATGGGGGGCGAGGTAGTGGGGGATTTGATCCGCGTCAACGCCCGGCGGTTCGCAAGCTGCCATGCTGTCAGGGGTAGATTGCAGAAAGGCACATAGGATGGCACCGCTGGATGGGATAACCATACTGGATCTTACGCATGTGCTGGCTGGTCCCTTTGCCAGCCACACATTGCAGGATCTGGGCGCGAGGGTCATCAAGGTGGAACGGCCCGGGGTGGGCGATGACACGCGGGCCTTTCCGCCCTTCGTCGACGGGATCAGCGCCTATTTCGCCACGCTGAACGCAGGCAAGCAATCCATCGCGCTGGACCTGAAGGCCGATGCCGACCGGATCACCTTTGAGGCGCTGCTGGCGCGGGCGGATGTGCTGATTGAAAACTACCGCCCCGGCGCGATGCACCGGCTTGGCTATGGCTGGAAGGTGGTGCATGCACGGCATCCGCGGTTGGTCTATGCCTCGGTCTCCGGGTTCGGGCAGACCGGGCCGGATGCGATGAAGCCCGCCTATGACATGGTCGTGCAGGCGCGCG from Tabrizicola piscis harbors:
- a CDS encoding ABC-F family ATP-binding cassette domain-containing protein; the encoded protein is MARAPLLQLSGISLTFGGNPVFDDLTLVVQPGDRVALVGRNGSGKSTLMKVMAGLVEADRGTRTVAPGTTVGYMEQDPDLSGFETLGDFAASNLPDGMEYRLAVVAEGLKFRPEAPVATASGGEKRRAALAKLLAEAPDLMLLDEPTNHLDIQAIEWLEEELSTTRTAFVLISHDRAFLRALTKATLWIDRGEVRRRESGFDGFEDWRETIWAEEDEARHKLDRKIKAEAKWAVEGISARRKRNQGRVRALADLRAERSSQIRRQGTAAMALESGPTSGKKVIEAQHLTKSFGNKHLIRDFSLRILRGDRVAFVGPNGVGKTTLLKLLTTELAPDAGKVTLGTNLEIAVFDQSRARLDPDATLWDNLTGDPLMRVSGAADQVMVRGTPRHVVAYLKDFLFDEARARAPVRSLSGGEKARLLLAKLMAQPSNLLILDEPTNDLDVETLDLLQDILGDYDGTVLLVSHDRDFIDRIATATVAMEGQGRATVYPGGWSDYARQRAAPEEAAKPPTKSDAPKADTSKPAAPRQSALSFTERKRLDDLPSQIDRLEAEIAKLATLLAEADLFTRDPVKFRKATAAMAERQAALTAAEAEWLDLADRA